A single window of Nicotiana sylvestris chromosome 3, ASM39365v2, whole genome shotgun sequence DNA harbors:
- the LOC104244653 gene encoding galactoside 2-alpha-L-fucosyltransferase-like, with the protein MVLTLVFSVAIVFGNLPPDCLWTLAEARFFHVKPSEATVSEDDIPRPVIMPKDKLLGGLLPSGFDETSCLSRYESLLYIKGLRHKPSSYLISRLRRYEALHKQCGPYTELYNRTVDLIKSGDQYSTSSSVCNYVIWVSFSGLGNRILTLTSAFLYALLTNRVLLVDPRVNLPDLFCEPFPQVSWLLPSDFPILDQFSTFNQKSPLSYGYMVRNNKSRIHPFMYLHLNHDYDGQDKLFFCDTDQTFLKKIPWLFVKSNNYYVPALFLIPSFEQELNNLFPEKGTVFHFLGRYLFHPTNSVWGLITRYYQAYLANADEKIGIQIRVFDLGVGNFKYVLDQILACTAKENLLPRVNPNEPIVNSSGKTKTISILMTSLSPRYFEEIRNMYWENPTVTGEIVSVYQPSHEEHQQTEKLMHDRKAWAEMYLLSLTDKLVTSAWSTFGYVAQGLGGLKPWILYKFENGTVHNPPCFRDMSLEPCYHSPPNYDCKKKTGSYNTGNLVPHVRHCKDMSWGLKLFDQNGE; encoded by the exons ATGGTTCTGACTCTTGTATTCTCAGTTGCCATAGTTTTTGGGAACTTACCTCCTGATTGCTTGTGGACTTTGGCTGAAGCTAGATTTTTTCATGTTAAACCTTCAGAAG cCACAGTTTCTGAAGATGATATTCCTCGGCCAGTGATAATGCCAAAAGATAAACTATTAGGTGGCCTTCTTCCTTCTGGATTTGATGAAACATCTTGCTTGAGTAGGTATGAATCACTCTTATATATCAAAGGTCTGCGCCATAAGCCTTCGTCTTATCTTATCTCGAGGTTAAGAAGATACGAAGCTCTACATAAGCAATGTGGACCGTATACAGAATTATATAACAGAACTGTCGACCTTATAAAATCTGGTGATCAATACAGTACTAGTTCTTCAGTTTGTAATTATGTGATTTGGGTATCCTTTAGTGGTTTAGGGAACAGAATACTAACCTTAACTTCTGCTTTTCTTTATGCTCTTCTCACAAACAGAGTCCTTCTTGTTGACCCCAGAGTTAATTTACCTGACTTAttctgtgaaccttttcctcaagtTTCCTGGTTGCTTCCCTCAGATTTTCCCATACTTGATCAGTTCAGTACCTTTAATCAGAAATCTCCACTTTCTTATGGTTATATGGTGAGAAATAATAAGTCAAGAATACATCCCTTCATGTACCTTCATTTAAATCATGACTATGATGGTCAAGACAAATTATTTTTCTGTGACACTGACCAAACTTTTCTCAAGAAAATCCCTTGGTTATTTGTGAAGTCAAATAACTATTATGTCCCTGCTCTTTTCTTGATCCCATCTTTTGAGCAAGAGTTAAACAATCTTTTTCCAGAGAAAGGAACTGTGTTCCACTTTTTAGGTAGGTACCTTTTCCATCCCACAAATTCTGTGTGGGGACTTATTACTAGGTACTATCAAGCTTATTTGGCCAATGCAGATGAAAAAATAGGGATTCAAATTAGAGTCTTTGATTTAGGTGTAGGTAATTTTAAGTATGTATTGGATCAGATTTTAGCCTGTACAGCAAAGGAGAATCTACTGCCACGGGTTAACCCGAATGAGCCTATAGTCAATTCATCTGGCAAGACGAAGACTATAAGCATATTGATGACATCTCTAAGTCCAAGATATTTTGAGGAGATCAGGAACATGtattgggaaaatcctactgtaaCAGGAGAGATTGTTAGTGTTTACCAGCCAAGTCATGAGGAGCATCAACAAACTGAGAAGCTGATGCACGATAGGAAGGCGTGGGCAGAGATGTATTTGCTGAGTTTAACTGACAAATTGGTTACAAGTGCATGGTCTACTTTTGGATATGTAGCTCAGGGTCTTGGAGGTTTGAAGCCCTGGATTTTGTACAAGTTTGAGAATGGGACAGTACATAATCCACCTTGTTTTCGCGATATGTCTTTGGAGCCATGTTATCATTCCCCTCCAAATTATGACTGCAAAAAGAAAACAGGAAGTTATAACACAGGTAATCTTGTTCCTCATGTGAGACATTGTAAGGATATGAGCTGGGGTTTAAAGCTATTTGATCAGAATGGTGAATAG